The window GCCGTGACCCGCGTGGCGCGCGACGCCGCCGACCCCGCCGCCGCCGAGCGGCGCGTGGCCGAGTGGTACGGCGTGTCGACGCTCGACGGCTTCGGCACCTTCACGCGCGCCGAGCTCGCCGCCGCCGCCACGGTCCTCCACTACGTCGCCCGCACCCAGCTCGACGCGCGGCCGAACCTGCATCCGCCGTCGCGGGGCGAGCGCGGCCTCGCGGTCGAGATCGACGCCTCGACGCGCGCCAACCTGGAGATGACCCGCACCCTCGGCGGCGAGCGGCAGGGCTCGCTGCTCCACGCCGTTGACTTGACGGTCACGCCCGCGGGCTCGCGCCTCCTCGCCGAGCGCCTCGCCGGCCCCCTCACGGATCCCGCGCGGATCTCCGCCCGGCTCGACGCCGTCGGCTTCGCCGCTTCCGACCGCCGGCGCCGCGCCGAGGTGCGGGCGACGCTCAAGCGCGCGCCCGACATGGCCCGCGCCCTGTCGCGCCTGAGCCTCGGCCGCGGCGGCCCGCGCGACCTCGCCGCGCTGCGCGACGGCCTCGCCGCCGCCTACGCTCTGTCGGGCCGGCTCCTGGAAGAGCCCGAGCTGCCGGCCGAGCTCGCCGAGGCCGCCGCGGGCGCGGGCCGCATCGACGCCGCCCTGAGCGTGCTGCTCGGCGCGGCGCTGGCCGACGACCTGCCGCTGATGGCGCGCGACGGCGGCTTCGTGCGCCCCGGCCACGACCTCGCGCTCGACGAGGCCCGCGAGCTGCGCGACGACACGCGCCGCGTGGTGGCGGCGCTCCAGGCCCGCTACGTCGAGCACACCGAGGTCCGCACCCTCAAGATCAAGCACAACAACTTCCTCGGCTTCTTCATCGAGGTCACGGCGCAGGTCGGCGAAACATGGCGCGTGCCGCCCCACAACGCGCTGTTCATCCACCGCCAGACCATGGCGGGCGCCATGCGCTTCTCCACCGCCGAGCTCGGCGAGCTGGAAGCCAAGATCTCCTCCGCGGCCGACCGCGCCCTCACCATCGAGCGCGAGCTGTGGACCGGCCTCGTCGAGACCGTGCTGGCCGAGGCCGACGGCATCCGCGCCGCCTCCGAGGCGCTGGCCGCGATCGACGTCGCCTTCGCGCTCGGCGAGGTGGCGGATGCGCGCGGCTGGACGCGGCCCACGGTCGACCGCTCCCTCGCCTTCCGCATCGCGGGCGGGCGCCACCCCGTGGTCGAGGCGGCGCTGAAGAGCAAGGGCGCCGACTTCGTCGCCAACGGCTGCGACCTCAGCGGCGTCGAGGGGCCCGCGCGGTCGAAGACCACGGGCGGGCGCATCGCCGTCGTGACCGGGCCCAACATGGCCGGCAAGTCGACCTTCCTGCGCCAGAACGCCCTCATCGCGATCCTGGCCCAGGCGGGCTCCTTCGTGCCGGCCGCGGAGGCCCGTATCGGTGTCGTCGACCGGCTGTTCTCGCGCGTCGGCGCCGCGGACGACCTCGCGCGCGGGCGGTCCACCTTCATGGTCGAGATGGTCGAGACGGCGGCGATCCTGAACCAGGCGACCGGGCGCTCGCTCGTGATCCTCGACGAGATCGGCCGCGGCACCGCGACCTTCGACGGCCTCTCCATCGCCTGGGCCGCTATGGAGCACCTCCACAACAGGAACAGGTCGCGCGGGCTCTTCGCCACGCACTTCCACGAGCTGACCCAGCTCGGCCACAAGCTGCCGCGCCTCGGCAACCTCACCGTCAAGGTCACGGAATGGCACGGCGACGTGGTGTTCCTGCACGAGGTCGTGCCGGGCGCGGCCGACCGCTCCTACGGCATCCAGGTGGCCAAGCTCGCGGGGCTGCCGGCCTCGGCGGTGGAGCGCGCCCGCACGATCCTGGCCGAGCTGGAGCGCGGCGCGCGCTCCTCCCCGGTCGAGCGCCTGCTCGACGACCTGCCGCTCTTCGCCAACCTCAACACGCCGCCGCCGGCCCCGCCCGAGCACGACCCGGAGCCGGCCCGCGACCCGCTGCGCGACGCGCTCGACGCCATCGACCCCGACGAGCTGACGCCCAAGGGGGCGCTCGAAGCCCTCTACGCGCTGAAGCGCGCCGCGAAGGAGGTCTGAGGCGGCCATGCGCCCCCGCCCCCACCTCGGCGCCGCGCTCCTGGCGGGGCTCTGCCTCGCGGGGCCGGCCGCCGCCGCGCCCTCCGCCGAGGTGCTCGACTTCGGCACGATGACGGGGCGCCGCGCCCCCGCACCGCCGCCGGGCGCGGGCGGCACCGGCCTCGCCCCCGCGGTGCCGATGTCGCACCAGCGCTACATCGAGCGGACGGACGCGATCGAGGCCCGGCTCTGCCGCAGCTTCGGCCTGC is drawn from Lichenibacterium dinghuense and contains these coding sequences:
- the mutS gene encoding DNA mismatch repair protein MutS, translating into MSAIRFTDRRAAAEPAPAPAEASLGPDAAPDRVTPMMAQYLGIKAEHPDALLFYRMGDFYELFLEDAVVAASVLGIVLTKRGKHQGEDIAMCGVPVERSDDYLHTLIARGHTVAVCEQTEDPAEAKKRGYKSVVRRAVVRIVTPGTITEERLLEPGRANLLAALSRAKAGDGGWTYGVAAVDISTGAFAVAEVPAAGLAAHLARIEPREIVVPDSFADEPELRPVLDEAPGAVTRVARDAADPAAAERRVAEWYGVSTLDGFGTFTRAELAAAATVLHYVARTQLDARPNLHPPSRGERGLAVEIDASTRANLEMTRTLGGERQGSLLHAVDLTVTPAGSRLLAERLAGPLTDPARISARLDAVGFAASDRRRRAEVRATLKRAPDMARALSRLSLGRGGPRDLAALRDGLAAAYALSGRLLEEPELPAELAEAAAGAGRIDAALSVLLGAALADDLPLMARDGGFVRPGHDLALDEARELRDDTRRVVAALQARYVEHTEVRTLKIKHNNFLGFFIEVTAQVGETWRVPPHNALFIHRQTMAGAMRFSTAELGELEAKISSAADRALTIERELWTGLVETVLAEADGIRAASEALAAIDVAFALGEVADARGWTRPTVDRSLAFRIAGGRHPVVEAALKSKGADFVANGCDLSGVEGPARSKTTGGRIAVVTGPNMAGKSTFLRQNALIAILAQAGSFVPAAEARIGVVDRLFSRVGAADDLARGRSTFMVEMVETAAILNQATGRSLVILDEIGRGTATFDGLSIAWAAMEHLHNRNRSRGLFATHFHELTQLGHKLPRLGNLTVKVTEWHGDVVFLHEVVPGAADRSYGIQVAKLAGLPASAVERARTILAELERGARSSPVERLLDDLPLFANLNTPPPAPPEHDPEPARDPLRDALDAIDPDELTPKGALEALYALKRAAKEV